Proteins from a genomic interval of Callospermophilus lateralis isolate mCalLat2 chromosome 1, mCalLat2.hap1, whole genome shotgun sequence:
- the Lyl1 gene encoding protein lyl-1: MCPPQALAEVGPTMTEKAEMVCASSPAPVPPTKPASPGPLPSDEVGHRGGSPSRLPPGVPVISLGHTRPPGAAMPTTELSALRPPLLHLSTLGTTPPTLALHYHPHPFFNSVYIGPAGPFSIFPSSRLKRRPSHCELDLAEGHQPQKVARRVFTNSRERWRQQNVNGAFAELRKLLPTHPPDRKLSKNEVLRLAMKYIGFLVRLLRDQAAALAAGTAQPGPGKRPAHRNPDDGALRGAGRKAEVAARSQPAPLADSDINPNGAVRPIKMEQAAVSPEVR, encoded by the exons ATGTGCCCACCCCAGGCCCTGGCAGAGGTGGGCCCCACCATGACTGAGAAGGCCGAGATGGTCTGTGCTTCCAGCCCAGCCCCTGTCCCACCCACTAAGCCTGCCTCACCTGGGCCTCTACCCTCAGATGAGGTGGGCCATAGAGGTGGTTCCCCATCCAGGTTGCCCCCTGGTGTACCAGTGATCAGCTTGGGTCATACCAGGCCCCCAGGGGCAGCCATGCCCACCACAGAGCTGAGTGCCCTCCGGCCCCCCTTGCTGCACCTCTCCACTCTGGGAACTACCCCGCCCACCCTGGCTCTGCATTACCACCCTCACCCCTTCTTCAACAG CGTCTACATTGGGCCAGCAGGACCTTTTAGCATCTTCCCTAGCAGCCGGCTGAAGCGGAGACCAAGCCACTGTGAGCTGGACCTGGCTgagg GGCACCAGCCCCAGAAGGTAGCACGGCGCGTGTTCACCAACAGCCGCGAGCGCTGGCGGCAGCAGAACGTTAACGGCGCCTTCGCAGAGCTCAGGAAACTGCTGCCGACTCACCCGCCCGACCGGAAACTGAGCAAGAACGAGGTGCTCCGCCTGGCCATGAAGTACATCGGCTTCCTGGTGCGGCTGCTGCGCGACCAGGCAGCCGCGCTGGCTGCAGGCACCGCCCAACCCGGGCCCGGTAAACGGCCTGCTCACCGCAACCCAGACGATGGCGCCCTCCGGGGGGCCGGGCGCAAGGCCGAGGTGGCGGCGCGCTCGCAGCCCGCGCCCCTGGCAGACTCCGACATCAACCCCAATGGGGCAGTACGGCCCATCAAAATGGAGCAAGCGGCTGTGAGTCCGGAGGTGCGGTGA